One genomic region from Xenopus laevis strain J_2021 chromosome 2L, Xenopus_laevis_v10.1, whole genome shotgun sequence encodes:
- the LOC121399695 gene encoding protein kinase C beta type-like: MEVRKKRSRNSEEEGQGEKRRWSDGDLEEKKKSLVKKKTSEDGGSKRRRRERELEEKKKSPKERKTSGDRSNSRRGDGDLEDKKKSLVKRKTSEDGGRRSSEGQIEERKSPIQRKNSGDWSNNRRSEGELEDQKKSQMKKISVDGGSKRRRSEGQVKEKEKSPMERKTSEDGRNKRRRSGDELEEQKKHPMEKKTRQDGSNKSRRSELKDKEKSPIEKSQKLQLEEKKSQLEKTSEGVNKDQKSRSPEDPLEGGSAAKKLCVDISRPVPLDIKNYRFYSELGKGGFGRVMLASFTPKKQLVAVKIMPENFQSELESFFVLEYASGKSLMQMILRKGNLPMARIMFYTAEMVVALQFLHSKGIIHRDLKPDNVLVDRYGHIKICDFGLAAENIFDQTRTNGVIGTPGYRAPEVLSKAEYNAGVDWWSFGLPCTKWPRAACHFHLQAVF, translated from the exons ATGGAGGTGAGAAAGAAGAGGAGTCGGAATTCGGAGGAGGAAGGACAAGGTGAGAAAAGGAGATGGAGTGATGGAGAtttagaagagaagaagaaaagcctggtgaaaaagaaaaccagtgaagatgggggcagtaaaaggagaaggagagaaagagagctggaagagaagaagaaaagcccCAAAGAAAGGAAGACCAGTGGAGATAGGAGCAATAGCAGAAGGGGTGATGGTGATTTAGAAGACAAGAAGAAAAGCCTGGTGAAAAGGAAGACCAGTGAAGATGGGGGCAGGAGAAGCAGTGAAGGACAGATAGAAGAGAGGAAAAGCCCCATACAAAGGAAGAACTCTGGAGATTGGAGCAATAATAGAAGGAGTGAAGGTGAGTTAGAAGATCAGaagaaaagtcaaatgaaaaagatCAGTGTAGATGGGGgcagtaaaaggagaaggagtgaaggacaggtaaaagaaaaggagaaaagcccCATGGAAAGGAAGACCAGTGAAGATGGGagaaataaaaggagaaggagtggAGATGAGTTAGAAGAGCAGAAGAAACACCCCATGGAAAAGAAGACCCGTCAAGATGGGAGCAATAAAAGCAGGAGGAGTGAATTAAAAGACAAGGAGAAAAGCCCCATAGAGAAGAGTCAAAAGTTAcagttagaagaaaagaaaagtcagtTGGAAAAGACCAGTGAAGGAGTGAATAAGGATCAAAAATCAAGAAGTCCAGAGGATCCCTTAGAAG GTGGAAGCGCAGCGAAGAAACTCTGTGTGGATATCAGCAGACCTGTCCCCCTGGATATTAAGAACTACAGGTTTTATTCAGAGCTGGGAAAAGGAGGCTTTGGCCGG GTGATGTTGGCTTCGTTTACACCGAAGAAGCAACTGGTAGCAGTAAAGATCATGCCAGAAAA CTTTCAATCAGAG CTGGAATCCTTCTTCGTCCTGGAGTATGCCAGCGGGAAATCTTTAATGCAAATGATTCTTCGCAAAGGAAATCTGCCAATGGCAAGAATCAT gttCTACACAGCGGAGATGGTGGTTGCTCTCCAGTTCCTGCACTCTAAGGGCATCATTCATCG TGACCTGAAACCTGACAACGTGTTGGTGGACAGATACGGCCATATCAAGATCTGTGACTTTGGCCTCGCCGCAGAGAACATCTTCGACCAGACAAGAACCAACGGAGTAATAGGAACCCCTGGATACCGCGCACCAGAG GTTCTATCAAAGGCAGAGTATAACGCAGGCGTGGATTGGTGGTCTTTTGGATTACCATGTACCAAATGGCCACGGGCAGCTTGCCATTTTCACCTACAGGCAGTATTTTAA
- the LOC121399696 gene encoding uncharacterized protein LOC121399696 produces the protein MAEKFLAVLSPQPPLSSRSLPLTTAVQTLCRLSLPSQHGLTPPGCCALTSVLLFCSLDLSDFFSLQLNIHVDLPDKSVYTCPGRHWPFPVQVFPSITTHYEPEKSHGACMDTEIVYATPIPNSGVHRPKWARYGEYVYCPPQRWLHNLEHGGVVFLYHPCVHPKLKKALVHGARSCVYKHIITPHMNLSTERPLALVTWGSTLEMSHIDLCEVRNWLTTNMDRTREREMDMDGSYQDLLVRPSSVFFDKHDKKLCPKVCCQQENCGLKRRRRDSALLGSAHILASTPIYNASARIMNSTAVSVEQTAVDANKSQPVISHTVLRTPLSSSTSEDKVHVTLDPSGVSEKKDDLVDPDGSRYMESNVSALLPQSTFMNISKGSPDMNWNSPTVQSRNTSNDLGGSQTVPSPTSMQIESGASTTHNNSIAGKTTVEGPGTATTTQQEEKMPEPPVGLSSTTAPKPTAAVTEEKEECSCKHEPTKEASAAAQKASGVGQIKASDVFVSTPRTEEAAWAAACLTFLFVLLTLSVLYTQLYKKFRKSQSLYWPPEGIAAETETVASVVKRRLMPGHSKRKKWIKHKKTPVLLYESLSESSE, from the exons ATGGCAGAGAAATTCCTGGCCGTTCTCTCCCCGCAGCCTCCCTTGTCTAGCCGCTCCCTCCCTCTCACCACAGCTGTTCAGACGCTCTGCCGACTGTCTCTCCCCAGCCAGCACGGCCTTACTCCTCCTGGCTGCTGTGCGCTTACTTCCG TGCTTTTATTCTGCTCTTTAGACTTATCGGATTTCTTTTCATTGCAGTTGAATATTCATGTGGACCTTCCAGACAAGAGTGTGTATACATGTCCCGGGAGACACTGGCCTTTTCCAGTTCAG GTGTTTCCAAGCATTACCACTCATTATGAACCAGAG AAGTCACACGGCGCCTGTATGGACACTGAGATAGTGTATGCAACCCCGATTCCCAACAG tgGCGTGCACCGTCCAAAATGGGCCAGATATGGAGAGTATGTGTATTGTCCCCCACAGCGCTGGCTGCATAACCTTGAG CATGGAGGGGTTGTTTTCTTGTACCATCCCTGTGTTCACCCCAAGCTGAAAAAAGCACTTGTCCATGGAGCTCGCTCCTGCGTATACAAGCACATCATCACCCCTCACATGAACCTTTCAACTGAACGG CCTCTTGCCCTGGTCACCTGGGGCTCCACTCTGGAGATGTCACATATAGATCTCTGTGAAGTTAGAAACTGGCTAACGACCAACATGGACAGAACTAGAGAACGAGAAATGGACATGGATGGTTCGTATCAGGACTTGCTTGTCCGGCCATCGTCGGTGTTCTTTGATAAACATGACAAGAAGCTTTGCCCCAAAGTTTGCTGCCAG CAAGAAAACTGTGGtttgaagagaagaagaagggaCTCTGCATTACTTGGTTCTGCCCATATATTAGCAAGCACTCCTATTTATAATGCCAGTGCAAGAATAATGAACAGTACTGCAGTGTCAGTAGAACAAACAGCAGTTGATGCCAATAAAAGTCAGCCTGTAATCTCACACACAGTATTGAGGACTCCTTTATCATCTTCAACATCTGAAGATAAGGTTCACGTAACATTAGATCCGTCTGGTGTGTCCGAAAAAAAAGATGACCTTGTAGATCCAGATGGAAGCCGTTATATGGAGAGCAATGTTTCTGCTTTACTACCACAATCCACCTTCATGAATATTTCCAAAGGCTCTCCTGACATGAACTGGAATTCTCCAACTGTACAGAGCAGGAACACATCCAATGATCTAGGGGGCAGCCAGACTGTGCCATCTCCAACTTCCATGCAAATAGAGTCAGGCGCTTCGACAACCCACAACAATAGCATTGCAGGAAAAACTACTGTTGAGGGCCCAGGTACTGCAACAACCACCCAACAAGAAGAAAAGATGCCTGAGCCTCCTGTGGGCCTTTCATCTACTACTGCTCCCAAACCAACTGCTGCCgttacagaagaaaaagaagagtgCAGTTGCAAGCACGAGCCAACAAAAGAGGCATCGGCTGCAGCACAGAAGGCTTCTGGTGTTGGACAAATAAAAGCCTCAGATGTGTTTGTGTCTACCCCACGAACAGAGGAGGCAGCATGGGCAGCTGCATGTCTCACTTTCCTATTTGTGTTGTTGACTTTGTCTGTTTTGTACACACAACTCTACAAGAAGTTCCGCAAGAGCCAAAGTCTGTATTGGCCCCCAGAAGGAATTGCAGCTGAGACAGAGACTGTGGCTT CTGTTGTTAAGAGGAGGCTGATGCCAGGTCACTCCAAGAGGAAGAAGTGGATTAAACACAAGAAAACACCGGTGCTTCTATATGAAAGTTTAAGTGAGAGTTCAGAGTAG